One segment of Streptomyces bathyalis DNA contains the following:
- the gap gene encoding type I glyceraldehyde-3-phosphate dehydrogenase, producing the protein MTRIAINGFGRIGRHALRALLERDSDLEIVAVNDLTEPATLARLLAYDSTAGRLGRPVTVDGEALVVDGRRITVLAELEPAQLPWAELGVDIVLEATGRFTSAKAARAHLDAGTKKVLVSAPSDGADVTLAFGVNTDTYDPGVHTIVSNASCTTNALAPLAAVLDELAGIEHGFMTTVHAYTQEQNLQDGPHRDARRARAAGVNIVPTTTGAAKAIGLVLPNLDGKLSGDSIRVPVPVGSIVELNTTVARDVTRDDVLAAYRAAAEGPLAGVLEYSDDPLVSSDITGNPASSIFDSALTRVDGRHVKVVAWYDNEWGFSNRVIDTLEFLATR; encoded by the coding sequence ATGACTCGCATCGCCATCAACGGATTCGGCCGCATCGGACGCCATGCGCTGCGCGCACTGCTGGAGCGCGACAGCGACCTCGAAATCGTCGCCGTCAACGACCTGACCGAGCCCGCCACTCTCGCCCGGTTGCTCGCCTACGACAGCACGGCGGGCAGGCTCGGGCGCCCAGTGACAGTCGACGGGGAAGCCCTCGTCGTTGACGGCCGTCGGATCACGGTGCTGGCCGAGCTCGAACCGGCGCAGCTGCCGTGGGCCGAACTCGGCGTCGACATTGTCCTGGAAGCCACCGGCCGCTTCACCTCGGCCAAGGCCGCCCGGGCCCACCTCGACGCGGGCACGAAGAAGGTACTCGTCAGTGCGCCGTCGGACGGCGCCGACGTCACGCTCGCGTTCGGGGTCAACACCGACACCTACGACCCAGGCGTGCACACGATCGTCTCGAACGCCTCCTGCACCACCAACGCGCTCGCGCCGCTGGCAGCGGTCCTCGACGAACTCGCCGGTATCGAGCACGGGTTCATGACGACGGTGCACGCCTACACGCAGGAGCAGAACCTGCAGGACGGTCCGCACCGCGACGCCCGTCGCGCCCGAGCCGCCGGCGTCAACATCGTGCCGACCACGACCGGCGCCGCCAAGGCGATCGGCCTGGTGCTGCCGAACCTCGACGGCAAGCTGTCGGGTGACTCGATCCGCGTACCGGTCCCGGTGGGCTCGATCGTCGAACTCAACACGACCGTCGCCCGTGACGTGACGCGCGACGACGTGCTGGCGGCGTACCGCGCCGCAGCGGAGGGGCCGCTCGCCGGCGTCCTCGAGTACTCGGACGACCCGCTCGTCTCGTCAGACATCACGGGCAATCCCGCCTCATCGATCTTTGACTCGGCCCTCACCCGCGTCGACGGCCGCCACGTCAAGGTGGTCGCCTGGTACGACAACGAGTGGGGCTTCTCGAACCGCGTGATCGACACGCTTGAGTTCCTCGCCACCCGCTGA
- a CDS encoding TetR/AcrR family transcriptional regulator, translating into MPKIVDHDERRRLIIESVWALISRRGLAAVTMRELAAEAGFANGGLAPYFRDKDEILLAAFQYACAATERRLAPAIAESRGLAALRGLCHELMPLDDTRLLEARVVIAFCDRALYAPGMSSAYQATTARWRTLMHNCLAQARLLGEVRTSVPDERIVETLVAVVLGFQANAVLTPAATTPERQLEVLEGLLDSYV; encoded by the coding sequence ATGCCGAAGATCGTCGACCATGACGAACGCCGGCGGCTGATCATCGAGTCGGTCTGGGCGCTGATCAGCCGCCGCGGCCTGGCCGCCGTGACCATGCGGGAGCTGGCGGCCGAGGCCGGCTTCGCCAACGGAGGGCTCGCGCCGTACTTCCGCGACAAGGACGAGATACTGTTGGCCGCATTCCAGTACGCGTGCGCCGCCACCGAACGCCGTCTCGCGCCCGCCATCGCCGAATCCCGCGGGCTGGCCGCCCTGCGTGGCCTCTGTCACGAACTGATGCCGCTGGACGACACCCGGCTGCTCGAAGCGCGGGTCGTGATCGCGTTCTGCGACCGTGCCCTGTACGCCCCGGGCATGTCGTCGGCCTACCAGGCCACGACCGCCCGTTGGCGGACGCTGATGCACAACTGCCTCGCACAGGCCAGGCTCCTCGGCGAGGTGAGGACTTCCGTCCCTGACGAGCGCATCGTCGAGACTCTGGTCGCCGTCGTCCTGGGCTTCCAGGCCAACGCGGTGCTGACACCGGCAGCCACCACGCCCGAACGGCAACTGGAGGTTCTGGAAGGGCTGCTGGATTCATACGTCTGA
- a CDS encoding FUSC family protein, giving the protein MSAGPLLALGVITEHVGQAVAAGIAAMLAGVNDRPGTRRTGVVHIGLPAMAGALGMLCGGLLAEAGSHWGAVPALFVVGLFSGALSVAGPVWSAAAMQLLVATAIGAGMPLPGPAWLNAGCFLGGAAWLLLLRLLVRNPWLRQATPGGGEREAVAGVFDALADALHALGGPEAEAARRRLTAAQQHADEALRLMRALSWPVRLTGRDSTRAQVLIERLGAATALCEASIALLWEGRPVASRVADGPRRLAAAVRAQTAPGALASPLADTAQRDAFDRAVLEAAVTFDRTTPGRTPLEYGAGPSPAGDWSGLVRRSRRAVDLLSGRSTRSAPARRWRDVFGPVGREYGLRVALCVAVSATVALALHQTHWYWLPATAAFLVKPDMGPLFSRVVNRIAGTATGVLVFTLTTAGLSGAWWPVAVAAAGGTLIPVAVRNFGFQTAVVTMLVLSFVHSLGDSEAAAARLVDTALACAIVLFVGHLPHLANPRLRVGHRLAVALRCTERYLCHVLDGSTTTGSSPVVSSANRDPADEGNRLRNAAYRALAEARIAAETAAAELLRPQHGQGHDWLAVMARAERIADAATACAVRLERGVPRPSRAEAQKVTTALAAMADALSDGRDSPVLTLPQAPRGCHSLREVITQLQGINELTTAA; this is encoded by the coding sequence TTGAGCGCAGGACCACTGCTGGCGCTGGGAGTGATCACGGAACACGTTGGTCAAGCAGTCGCGGCCGGAATCGCCGCGATGCTCGCCGGCGTCAACGACCGGCCCGGCACACGCCGAACCGGCGTCGTGCATATAGGACTGCCGGCGATGGCCGGTGCTCTTGGAATGCTGTGCGGCGGTCTGCTCGCGGAGGCGGGGAGCCACTGGGGTGCTGTGCCCGCGCTCTTCGTCGTGGGCCTGTTCTCCGGCGCGCTCAGTGTGGCCGGCCCTGTGTGGTCCGCGGCAGCCATGCAGTTGCTGGTCGCCACGGCGATCGGCGCGGGGATGCCGCTGCCTGGCCCGGCATGGCTCAATGCGGGATGCTTCCTGGGCGGCGCGGCCTGGCTTCTGTTGCTCCGGCTCCTCGTCCGCAACCCGTGGCTGCGGCAGGCGACGCCCGGTGGCGGCGAACGGGAAGCCGTCGCCGGGGTGTTCGACGCACTCGCTGATGCTCTGCACGCTCTCGGAGGGCCGGAAGCGGAAGCTGCCCGTCGCCGACTGACCGCCGCGCAGCAGCACGCGGATGAGGCACTGCGGCTGATGCGGGCGCTGTCCTGGCCGGTACGGCTCACCGGTCGGGATTCAACTCGGGCTCAGGTCCTCATTGAACGCCTCGGTGCTGCGACCGCGCTGTGCGAAGCGAGCATCGCGCTGCTGTGGGAGGGCAGGCCGGTGGCCAGTCGTGTGGCTGACGGGCCCCGTCGGCTTGCCGCGGCGGTCCGTGCTCAGACGGCACCCGGCGCGCTGGCGAGCCCGCTCGCCGATACGGCCCAGCGCGATGCCTTCGACCGTGCAGTGCTGGAGGCGGCGGTGACGTTCGACCGTACGACGCCGGGCCGAACCCCTCTTGAGTACGGGGCCGGGCCGTCCCCGGCGGGCGACTGGTCCGGGCTCGTCCGCCGCTCCCGGCGCGCGGTGGACCTCCTGTCCGGCCGAAGCACGCGCTCTGCGCCCGCCCGTCGATGGCGGGACGTCTTCGGGCCCGTCGGGCGGGAGTACGGGCTGCGCGTGGCCCTCTGCGTCGCGGTCAGCGCCACCGTCGCACTGGCACTCCACCAAACCCACTGGTACTGGCTGCCCGCGACGGCCGCCTTCCTGGTGAAGCCCGACATGGGCCCGCTCTTCTCCCGAGTGGTGAACCGCATCGCCGGCACGGCCACAGGCGTCCTGGTCTTCACGCTGACCACGGCAGGACTGTCTGGCGCGTGGTGGCCGGTCGCGGTGGCCGCGGCCGGTGGAACGCTGATCCCGGTGGCGGTCCGCAACTTCGGATTTCAGACGGCGGTGGTCACCATGCTGGTCCTGTCGTTCGTGCACTCGTTGGGGGACAGCGAGGCGGCAGCTGCCCGACTGGTGGACACGGCGCTTGCCTGCGCGATCGTGCTCTTCGTCGGCCACCTTCCGCACCTCGCGAATCCACGGCTGCGGGTAGGCCACCGCTTGGCTGTCGCGCTGCGTTGCACGGAAAGGTATCTGTGCCATGTGCTCGACGGATCAACTACCACGGGCAGCAGCCCCGTTGTCTCATCCGCGAACAGGGATCCCGCCGACGAGGGCAATCGGCTGCGGAACGCCGCATACAGGGCGCTCGCCGAGGCCCGCATCGCCGCGGAGACGGCCGCAGCTGAACTTCTCCGACCGCAGCATGGGCAAGGACACGACTGGCTTGCCGTGATGGCACGGGCAGAACGGATCGCTGATGCCGCCACCGCGTGCGCGGTGCGCCTCGAGCGCGGTGTGCCACGCCCATCCAGGGCCGAGGCACAAAAGGTGACCACTGCGCTCGCGGCCATGGCCGATGCGCTGTCGGACGGCCGCGACAGCCCAGTACTCACACTGCCCCAGGCGCCACGGGGGTGCCATTCGCTGCGCGAGGTCATTACGCAGCTGCAAGGCATCAACGAGCTGACAACGGCAGCCTGA
- a CDS encoding primary-amine oxidase, with translation MTATAHPLDQLTGDEIIRIRSVLDRAGLLRDTSRFVYVGLEEPTKHELLTASERPALDRRARVLLHDTAGAPGQDVVVSLTRQNIVSNRTLDPVADGQLPILEEEIAAVEEVLAQDEEWLAALKSRGLDVAQVRVAPLSAGVYADEYPEETGRRILRGLAFVQDHDRDHAWAHPVDGLVAYVDIAARTVHRIVDLGPVPVPAGSGNFDDPAVTGPARTTQRPIEITQPEGPSFALDGNLLTWENWSLRIGFDAREGLVLHQLAFHNRDKGREYPIIHRASIAEMVVPYADPSPVRSWQNYFDTGEYLLGRSTNALELGCDCLGDITYLDAVIADESGRPWTLPNAICLHEEDYGILWKHSDLWTGSHETRRQRRMVLSFFTTIGNYDYGFYWYLYLDGTIEFEAKATGVVFTSAHPGGNYPYSAEIAPGLGAPYHQHLFCARLDMALDGTTNRVEEVDAVRVPMGAGNPRGNAFTYRHTPLTRESEAQRSADMTVDRVWHITNPASLNALGKPVGYVLHPEGKPTLLADPGSSIAARAAFATKHLWVTAYDPAERYPAGDFVNQHRGGAGLPAYAAADRDIDGQSLVVWHTFGLTHAPRPEDWPVMPVDYTGFKLKPVGFFDRNPTLDVPPNSPASHGGCDSKCHE, from the coding sequence ATGACCGCAACAGCTCACCCCCTCGACCAACTGACCGGCGACGAGATCATCCGCATCCGCTCGGTGCTGGACCGAGCCGGTCTGCTGCGGGACACCTCACGGTTCGTCTATGTGGGCCTCGAAGAGCCCACAAAGCACGAGTTGCTCACCGCCTCGGAGCGGCCCGCCCTCGACCGCCGGGCCAGGGTGCTCCTGCACGACACCGCCGGTGCCCCGGGCCAGGACGTCGTCGTCTCCCTGACCCGGCAGAACATCGTCAGCAACAGGACCCTGGACCCCGTCGCGGACGGCCAACTCCCCATCCTGGAAGAGGAGATCGCCGCCGTCGAAGAGGTGCTCGCCCAGGACGAGGAGTGGCTCGCCGCCCTGAAGAGCCGCGGTCTCGACGTGGCACAGGTCCGCGTCGCGCCGCTGTCCGCCGGCGTCTACGCCGACGAGTACCCCGAGGAGACAGGCCGCCGGATCCTGCGCGGCCTGGCCTTCGTCCAGGACCACGACCGCGACCATGCCTGGGCCCACCCCGTCGACGGCCTGGTCGCCTACGTCGACATAGCTGCCCGTACGGTCCACCGGATCGTCGACCTCGGTCCCGTCCCGGTCCCGGCCGGGTCCGGCAACTTCGACGACCCCGCGGTCACGGGCCCCGCCCGAACCACCCAGAGGCCCATAGAGATCACCCAACCCGAAGGCCCCAGCTTCGCTCTGGACGGCAACCTCCTCACCTGGGAGAACTGGTCGCTGCGCATCGGCTTCGACGCCCGCGAGGGCCTCGTCCTGCACCAACTGGCCTTCCACAACCGGGACAAGGGCCGCGAGTACCCGATCATCCATCGGGCCTCGATCGCCGAGATGGTCGTGCCCTACGCCGACCCGTCCCCGGTCCGCTCCTGGCAGAACTACTTCGACACCGGCGAATACCTGCTCGGCCGGTCGACCAACGCCCTGGAACTGGGCTGCGACTGTCTCGGCGACATCACTTACCTCGACGCGGTCATTGCCGACGAGTCGGGCCGTCCATGGACCCTGCCCAACGCCATCTGCCTGCACGAAGAGGACTACGGCATCCTCTGGAAGCACAGTGATCTGTGGACGGGCTCGCACGAGACCCGCCGCCAACGCCGCATGGTCCTCTCGTTCTTCACCACCATCGGGAACTACGACTACGGCTTCTACTGGTACCTCTACCTCGACGGCACCATCGAGTTCGAGGCCAAGGCCACCGGCGTCGTCTTCACCTCCGCCCATCCAGGAGGCAACTACCCCTACTCTGCCGAAATCGCCCCAGGCCTCGGCGCTCCTTATCACCAGCATCTGTTCTGCGCCCGCCTCGACATGGCGCTCGACGGCACGACGAACCGGGTCGAGGAAGTCGATGCGGTACGGGTTCCGATGGGCGCCGGCAACCCCCGTGGCAACGCCTTCACATACCGGCACACGCCGCTGACCCGGGAGAGCGAGGCACAGCGCTCCGCCGACATGACTGTCGACCGCGTCTGGCACATCACCAACCCCGCCTCGCTCAACGCGCTCGGCAAACCGGTCGGTTACGTGCTCCACCCGGAGGGCAAGCCGACCCTGCTCGCCGACCCGGGCTCCTCCATCGCCGCCCGCGCCGCCTTCGCCACCAAGCACCTGTGGGTCACCGCCTACGACCCCGCCGAGCGCTACCCGGCCGGCGACTTCGTCAACCAGCACCGGGGCGGTGCCGGACTGCCCGCATACGCGGCGGCCGACCGGGACATCGACGGGCAGTCGCTGGTCGTCTGGCACACCTTCGGCCTCACCCACGCACCCAGGCCGGAGGACTGGCCGGTCATGCCGGTCGACTACACCGGTTTCAAGCTGAAGCCGGTCGGCTTCTTCGACCGCAATCCGACGCTGGACGTCCCCCCGAACTCGCCCGCCTCGCACGGCGGCTGCGACAGCAAATGCCATGAGTGA
- a CDS encoding aldehyde dehydrogenase — protein sequence MGRQECRYEHFYIGGEWVGASTGHVITPVNPSTEVALGSVPKALEADVDAAVDAARRAFDERGGWSGWEPGRRAEVMERFATEIEARAGRIAELVSLQNGMPISMSRQLEAGYPTEVLRYYAGLARTTDFSEVRGGLLGGSIEVRHVPVGVAAAIVPWNYPQVLSMFKIAPAMAAGCTVVLKPSPEAVFDSFLVAEAAEAAGVPAGVLNVVPGGREAGAHLVAHPGVDKVAFTGSTPAGRVVAETCGRLLRPVTLELGGKSAGIILDDAELDPATIGEDLIRATLTNNGQTCFLSTRILAPRSRYAEVVDLVTELARTLPVGDAMDENTLIGPLTTAHQRERVEGHIAKGRSEGGRITTGGGRPVGLDKGWFIEPTVFADVGSGFGVAQEEIFGPVLCVLPYDDVDDAVRIANDSDYGLGGTVWTSDPERGAAVARRVRTGTIGVNRYLPDPVAPFGGVKASGLGTELGPEGLESYLQIQSVYC from the coding sequence ATGGGTCGTCAGGAATGTCGCTACGAGCACTTCTACATCGGCGGGGAGTGGGTGGGCGCCTCCACCGGCCACGTCATCACTCCCGTCAACCCGAGCACCGAGGTGGCACTGGGCAGCGTGCCCAAGGCGCTCGAGGCGGACGTCGATGCCGCGGTCGACGCGGCGCGCCGGGCCTTCGACGAGCGCGGCGGCTGGTCCGGTTGGGAGCCAGGACGCCGGGCCGAGGTGATGGAACGCTTCGCCACGGAGATCGAGGCGCGGGCCGGCCGCATCGCCGAGCTCGTCAGCCTTCAGAACGGCATGCCGATCAGCATGTCCCGGCAACTGGAGGCCGGATATCCGACCGAGGTGCTGCGCTATTACGCCGGGCTGGCTCGCACGACGGACTTCTCCGAGGTCCGCGGAGGGCTGCTCGGGGGCTCGATCGAAGTGCGCCACGTCCCAGTGGGCGTCGCCGCGGCGATCGTGCCGTGGAACTATCCGCAGGTCCTGTCCATGTTCAAGATCGCACCCGCGATGGCGGCGGGTTGCACGGTGGTCCTCAAGCCGTCCCCGGAAGCCGTGTTCGACTCGTTCCTGGTCGCCGAGGCGGCAGAGGCAGCGGGTGTTCCCGCCGGAGTACTCAACGTTGTGCCGGGTGGCCGGGAGGCAGGCGCACATCTCGTGGCCCACCCCGGCGTGGACAAGGTCGCCTTCACCGGCTCCACGCCGGCCGGCCGGGTCGTCGCCGAGACCTGCGGGCGCCTGCTGCGCCCGGTCACTCTGGAGCTCGGTGGCAAGTCCGCGGGCATCATCCTGGACGATGCCGAACTGGACCCGGCGACGATCGGGGAGGACTTGATCCGCGCGACCCTCACCAACAACGGCCAGACCTGCTTCCTCAGCACCCGCATCCTGGCACCGCGAAGCCGCTACGCGGAGGTCGTGGACCTCGTCACCGAACTCGCCCGCACCCTGCCCGTGGGCGACGCGATGGACGAGAACACGCTCATCGGGCCGTTGACCACCGCACACCAGCGGGAGCGCGTAGAGGGTCACATCGCAAAGGGACGCAGCGAGGGTGGCCGGATCACCACCGGCGGCGGACGCCCCGTCGGCCTGGACAAGGGCTGGTTCATCGAGCCCACGGTCTTCGCAGACGTCGGCAGCGGATTCGGCGTCGCGCAGGAAGAGATCTTCGGGCCGGTGCTCTGCGTGCTGCCGTACGACGATGTCGACGACGCCGTCCGGATCGCCAACGACTCGGACTACGGCCTCGGCGGAACCGTGTGGACCTCGGATCCCGAACGAGGCGCGGCCGTCGCCCGACGGGTGCGCACCGGAACGATCGGGGTGAACCGCTACCTGCCCGACCCGGTCGCTCCCTTCGGCGGTGTCAAGGCGAGTGGCCTCGGCACCGAACTCGGCCCCGAGGGGCTCGAGTCGTACCTGCAAATCCAGTCGGTCTACTGCTGA
- a CDS encoding amidohydrolase, with product MTVKADVAHRNARIHTLDPAQPLASVLLVADGTLVAIGGEELLEQVEGAPEIVDHGGSVLMPSLADVHNHHMIAGRADLYELQLDASADLSVVLDAIQDWSADLAPDAWVVGGGWGIRLIPELSDLKALAALDEAAGGRPVLLRDDSCHNRWVSSAALALAGIDAAFPDPTGGTIVRDPATRAPVGLLFESAVIPLEHAYIASAPTTVEQDAAACRRGIEILHTFGVTAFQDAAASAQMLAALKHLDDTGRLDAWVVTSLQINDHVLGTTPIGQELIDRRETYRSPHHRPDFVKIFLDGVPPARTASFLESYLPDDVHGGGWRGNTMMSLADLTGWLLRVAEQGLSAKIHSTGDGAVRMSLDAIAAVRAAGHAEPRFQIAHGQYIAEEDQPRLAELDVIADISPPLWYPGPIHQALCNCLPRDRAERLHPNRNLLDAGVLVAGGSDWPVVPAPNPWHGIQGLVTRADPTGTFPGHVWPEQAITLHEAVYAYTLGAARAMGTDDVTGSLETGKSAEFIVLDRDPFTVPVDQVGRTTVMQTWFAGRKVYDRLPAA from the coding sequence ATGACCGTCAAGGCTGACGTCGCCCATCGCAACGCCCGCATCCACACCCTTGATCCTGCCCAGCCACTGGCCTCGGTCCTGCTCGTCGCCGACGGCACCCTCGTCGCGATCGGCGGCGAGGAGTTGCTCGAACAGGTCGAAGGCGCCCCCGAGATCGTCGACCACGGCGGCTCGGTCCTGATGCCCAGCCTGGCCGACGTCCACAACCATCACATGATCGCCGGCCGGGCTGATCTTTACGAGCTGCAACTCGATGCCAGCGCCGATCTCTCCGTGGTTCTCGATGCCATCCAGGACTGGTCAGCCGACCTCGCACCCGACGCCTGGGTCGTCGGCGGTGGCTGGGGCATCAGATTGATCCCGGAACTGTCCGACTTGAAGGCTCTCGCCGCCCTCGACGAGGCCGCGGGAGGGCGCCCCGTGCTACTCCGCGACGACAGCTGCCACAACCGCTGGGTCAGCTCGGCCGCACTTGCGCTCGCCGGCATCGACGCGGCCTTCCCCGATCCCACCGGTGGCACCATCGTCCGCGACCCCGCCACCCGTGCACCGGTCGGCTTGCTCTTCGAGTCCGCTGTCATTCCCCTCGAGCACGCCTACATCGCCTCGGCCCCCACCACCGTGGAGCAAGACGCTGCGGCATGCCGACGGGGCATCGAGATCCTGCACACGTTCGGGGTCACCGCTTTCCAGGACGCTGCCGCCTCCGCCCAGATGCTGGCGGCGCTCAAGCATCTCGACGACACCGGCCGACTCGACGCTTGGGTCGTGACCTCACTTCAGATCAACGACCATGTCCTCGGTACCACCCCGATCGGGCAAGAACTGATCGACCGACGTGAGACCTACCGCAGTCCCCACCACAGACCCGACTTCGTCAAGATCTTCCTCGATGGCGTCCCGCCCGCAAGGACCGCGTCGTTCCTCGAGTCCTACCTGCCCGACGACGTGCACGGCGGCGGATGGCGCGGCAACACCATGATGAGCCTGGCAGATCTCACCGGATGGCTCCTGCGCGTCGCCGAACAGGGGCTCTCTGCGAAGATCCACAGCACCGGCGACGGAGCGGTACGCATGAGCCTGGACGCCATCGCAGCTGTCCGTGCGGCAGGGCACGCCGAGCCCCGGTTCCAGATCGCTCACGGCCAGTACATCGCCGAGGAGGACCAGCCCCGCCTCGCCGAACTCGACGTCATCGCGGACATATCACCGCCGCTGTGGTACCCCGGCCCGATCCACCAGGCTCTCTGCAACTGCCTCCCTCGTGATCGCGCCGAGCGGCTCCATCCCAACCGGAATCTCCTCGACGCCGGTGTCCTCGTCGCCGGTGGCTCGGACTGGCCGGTCGTGCCCGCCCCGAACCCATGGCACGGCATACAGGGCTTGGTGACCCGCGCCGACCCGACCGGGACCTTCCCGGGGCACGTGTGGCCGGAACAGGCGATCACCCTCCACGAGGCCGTATACGCATACACCCTCGGCGCAGCCCGGGCGATGGGCACCGACGACGTCACGGGTTCGCTCGAAACAGGTAAGTCCGCGGAATTCATCGTCCTCGACCGAGATCCGTTCACCGTCCCCGTCGACCAGGTGGGCCGCACCACTGTGATGCAAACCTGGTTCGCTGGACGCAAGGTCTACGATCGCCTGCCTGCCGCTTGA
- a CDS encoding MFS transporter, producing MTTNDPTSARLTSRGRLAFASGVGSAVEFYDFAIYGTATALVFTDTFFRTDNAWLSTFMGLATFGIGFLMGPIGAVLFGWVGDRYGRRRALMLTFLGMGAATVLMGLLPTYALIGVAAPVLLVILRLIHGLTAAGEIGGAAVLAIEHAPAEKRARYGVFVALGAPVGTILANIAFALVLLAPAESVQNWVWRLPFLFGGVVLLIGLWLRKGVAESPVFQEMMREKKGLLQKQAPLLQVFRVNWRRVLLGAGVSIGINSMAFVMSIYMLSYATAPAPEGLSLPRQPIVIGSIAALLLHAAANVLSAFLSDRIGRRPVMIGGAVASIAAALFIFHLAAHGTLASVNAAMAIGFAATGLLFGPLYTYFTELFPPEQRQTGLGVAFHAGAVLGGGMAPMIANRIVATTGQAANIGYYLAGVLLVSLVCLIVLPETAPARTRRTSTGPSASVTSIDGAPRV from the coding sequence ATGACCACGAACGACCCAACTTCCGCCCGGCTTACCAGCAGGGGCCGCCTCGCCTTCGCCAGCGGTGTCGGCTCCGCCGTCGAATTCTACGACTTCGCGATCTACGGAACGGCCACCGCGCTCGTCTTCACTGACACGTTCTTCCGCACCGACAACGCATGGTTGAGCACCTTTATGGGTCTTGCCACGTTCGGCATAGGATTTCTCATGGGACCGATCGGTGCGGTGCTCTTTGGCTGGGTGGGGGACCGCTACGGTCGGCGGCGCGCGCTGATGCTCACCTTCTTGGGAATGGGAGCAGCCACGGTGCTGATGGGGCTCCTGCCGACGTACGCACTGATCGGCGTCGCGGCTCCGGTCCTGCTCGTGATACTCCGGCTCATCCACGGACTCACTGCGGCAGGTGAGATCGGAGGTGCGGCGGTGTTGGCGATCGAGCACGCCCCTGCGGAAAAGCGTGCGCGGTACGGCGTATTCGTTGCGCTCGGCGCTCCCGTCGGTACGATCCTGGCGAATATCGCGTTCGCACTCGTGCTCTTGGCGCCCGCCGAGAGCGTCCAGAACTGGGTCTGGCGGTTGCCTTTCCTGTTCGGTGGAGTCGTGCTGCTGATCGGCCTCTGGCTTCGGAAGGGCGTGGCAGAGAGCCCGGTGTTCCAGGAGATGATGCGCGAAAAGAAGGGCCTGCTTCAGAAGCAGGCCCCACTGTTGCAAGTCTTCCGTGTCAATTGGCGTCGGGTACTCCTCGGCGCAGGCGTGAGCATCGGGATCAACTCCATGGCGTTCGTCATGTCCATCTACATGCTTTCGTACGCCACCGCGCCTGCGCCCGAGGGTCTCAGTCTGCCTCGCCAGCCGATCGTCATCGGGAGCATCGCCGCGCTGCTGTTGCACGCCGCGGCGAACGTCCTCTCCGCATTCCTGTCCGACCGGATCGGTCGCCGCCCGGTGATGATCGGTGGCGCGGTGGCCTCGATCGCCGCCGCGCTGTTCATCTTCCACCTCGCCGCGCACGGCACGCTGGCCTCCGTGAACGCCGCGATGGCGATCGGCTTCGCCGCAACCGGTCTGCTGTTCGGCCCGTTGTACACCTACTTCACCGAACTCTTCCCACCCGAGCAGCGACAGACGGGCCTGGGCGTCGCATTCCACGCCGGCGCGGTGCTCGGTGGGGGCATGGCACCCATGATCGCCAACCGGATCGTGGCCACCACCGGCCAGGCGGCGAATATCGGTTACTACCTCGCCGGGGTTCTCCTCGTTTCGCTGGTGTGCCTGATCGTTCTGCCGGAAACGGCACCTGCGCGGACGCGCCGGACATCGACCGGACCTTCGGCGTCGGTCACCTCGATCGACGGAGCGCCCAGGGTATGA